GCGGGACCTGTTGGCGCCGGCCGGAATTCACCGCGATGCCGACATGGTGCTGTCGATGTCGATCGACGGCTTCACCGCGGGCACACCGGTCGACGCGTTCACCGACGACCGCGGGTCGCTGCTGGCGGTCGGTATGAACGGCGAACCGTTGCCGACCAACCACGGCTACCCCGCCCGCCTGGTGGTGCCGGGGCTGTACGGCTATGTGTCGGCGACGAAATGGGTTGTCGACCTCGAGGTCACCCGCTTCGACCGCGCGGAGGCCTACTGGACGCGGCTGGGCTGGTCGGCGCGCGGACCGATCAAGACCGAATCGCGCATCGACGTGCCGCGCAGCGGCCAGGACGTGGCCCGCGGACCGGTGACGTTCGGCGGGGTCGCGTGGGCGCAGGATCGCGGCGTGCGCGCGGTGGAGGTTCGCATCGACGGCCCCGACGGCGAAGGTGATTGGCAGCAGGCCGATCTCGGCGCGTCCTACTCCAACGACACCTGGCGGCTGTGGAGCTACCGGTGGGATGCCACCCAGACCGGGCTGCACACCATCACCGTGCGCGCCACCGACAACACCGGCGCCGTGCAGACCGAAGACATCGCCGACCCGGTGCCCGACGGCGCGACCGGCTGGCACAGCGTCGGCTTCGCGGTCGTCTGAATAATCAGCTGCACATCGGACTGCGCGCGCCTATGTTGGCGTGCCATGACCACCGCACAGACCTGGCGTACGACGCTGCGCGCCGCGCTGCTGACCGCCCGCAAGGACCGCGACCCCGTACGCGTGGCGGCCCTGCGCTCGGCGCTGGCCGCGATCGACAACGCCGAGACCCCGGACGACGCGCGCACCGACGCGCCGGCCAGCGCGACGATCGCCGGCGGTGTCGCGGGCCTTGGCGCCGCCGAGGTCGACCGCCGCGAGCTCAGCGACGCCCAGATCCGCGCGCTGCTGACCGCCGAGATCGACGAGCGCCGCAGTGCCGCCGCCCAGGTCGCGGCCGGTGGGCACCCCGACCGCGCCGCCACGCTGGACGCCGAGGCCGCCGTGCTGGCCGGCCTGATGGGAGATGTCTGACCGGCGTGCCAGGCTGGACGCGTGCAGTTGCTCGATGTCGCCACCGCGTCCACCGAGGTCGGCGCCTCCTCGTCGCGGCTGGCCAAGACCGCCCGGATCGCCGACCTGCTGCACCGCGCCGGCGTGGAGAACGACGCCAAGCAGATCGCCGTCGTCGTGTCGTGGCTGTCCGGTGAACTGCCCCAGCGTCAGATCGGTGTCGGCTGGGCGGCGCTGCGGTCGGTGCCGGCAGCGGCGGCGGAGCCGACGCTGACCGTGCTCGGCGTGCACACTCGGTTCACCGAGATCAAGGCGGTCTCGGGCAAGGGCTCGCAGGCCAAGCGTGCCGAGTTGGTCGCCTCGCTGTTTCGCGCCGCCACCGACACCGAGCAGATGTTTCTGCGCCGGTTGCTCAGCGGCGAGCTGCGCCAGGGCGCATTGATCGGGGTGATGGCCGACGCCGTCGCCAAGGCGGCCGGTGTGCCTGCCGCTGCGGTGCGCCGGGCCGCGATGCTCGGCGGCGAGCTGCCCGCGGTGGCGGCCGCGGTGCTGACCACCGGCGAGGCGGCCCTCGAGCAGTTCACGCTGACCGTCGGTCGCCCCGTCGGGCCGATGCTGGCCCAGACCGCGGCCGGTGTGGCCGAGGCGCTCGACTGTCTCGGCGGCACAGGGGTTTTCGAGGCCAAGCTCGACGGCGCCCGCGTGCAGATCCACCGCGCGGGTGACTCGGTGTCGATCTACACCCGCAGCCTGGACGACGTGACCGCGCGCCTCCCCGAGGTCGTCGACGCGGCGCTCGCGCTTCCGGTCACCACGCTGATCGCCGACGCCGAGGCGATCGCGCTACGGCCCGACGGCCGGCCCCACCGCTTCCAGGTCACCGCGTCCCGCTTCGGGCGCTCGGTCGACATCGCCGCCGCGGCCGCCGCGCAACCGCTGTCGGTGTTCGTCTTCGACCTGCTGCACGTCGACGGCACCGACCTGCTCGACAAACCCGCCGGCGAGCGCGTCGCTGTGCTCGACGCGTTGGTGCCGCAACGGCACCGCGTCGACCGGTTGGTCACCGGCGATCCCGCCGCGGCTCAGGCGTTTCTGGAGACGACGCTGGCCGCCGGTCACGAAGGGGTGATGGCGAAGTCGCCGACCGCGCTGTACGAGGCGGGCCGGCGCGGCGCCGGGTGGTTGAAGGTCAAGCCCGTGCACACACTCGACCTGGTGGTCCTCGCCGTCGAGTGGGGGTCCGGCCGTCGCACCGGCAAACTGTCGAACATCCATCTCGGTGCGCGGAACCCCGATACCGGCGAATTCGTCATGCTGGGAAAGACATTCAAGGGCATGACCGACGCGATGCTCGAATGGCAGACCGCGCGGTTCCTCGACCTGGCTGACGGAGCGGCCGACGGCTACGTCGTCAAGGTGCGTCCCGAGCAGGTCGTCGAGATCGCGTTCGACGGCGTGCAAACCTCGTCGCGGTATCCCGGCGGCATGGCGCTGCGCTTCGCGCGGGTGCTGCGCTACCGCGACGACAAGAGTCCCGCCGACGCCGACACAATAGACACGGTGCGGGCGTTCTACCAGGGCGGAAGTTGAAGCCGCCGTTTTGACACAAGGTCCGCGGGTCCGGTGAAAAGATCGTCACATGGCATCTCCCACCGCCGCTTCAGAACGGACCGAAGAAACCGTAGGTGAGGTCACCTACATTCGTAACGACAAGGATCTGCCGCCGGTGGCGATCGTGGATCGTTCGCCGATCACGGTCAAGCATCGGGTGATCTTCGGGATCATCGCCGTCATCGGCGCAATCGCGTGGGCGGTGATCGCGTTCTTCCGCGGCGAGACCGTCAACGCGGTCTGGTTCGTGATCGCCGCGATCTGCACCTATGTGATCGGGTTCCGGTTCTACGCGCGACTGATCGAGATGAAGATCGTGCGGCCCCGCGACGAGAACGCCACGCCCGCTGAGTTGTTCGAGAACGGCACCGATTACATGCCGACCGACCGGCGGGTGTTGTTCGGTCACCACTTCGCCGCGATCGCCGGCGCCGGCCCGCTGGTCGGGCCCGTGCTGGCCATGCAGATGGGTTTCCTGCCCGGCACCATCTGGATCATCATCGGCGCGGTCGTGGCCGGCTGTGTGCAGGACTACCTGGTGCTGGCGATCTCGACACGGCGGCGCGGCCGCTCGCTGGGCCAGATGGCCCGTGACGAACTGGGTACCGTCGGCGGCGTCGCCGCGATCATCGGCGTGCTGGTCATCATGGTGATCCTGCTCGCTGTGCTGGCCCTGGTCGTCGTCGGCGCCCTGGCCGAAAGCCCCTGGGGTGTCTTCTCGATCGCGATGACCATCCCGATCGCGATCTTCATGGGCCTGTATCTGCGGTTCCTGCGCCCGGGCCGGGTCTCCGAAGTCTCGCTGATCGGCGTGGCGCTGCTCCTGCTGGCAGTCGTGGCCGGCGGCTGGGTCGCCGAAACCTCCTGGGGCACCGACTGGTTCACCCTGTCCAAGGTCTCGCTGTCCTGGGCGATCATCATCTACGGCTTCGCCGCCTCGGTGCTGCCGGTGTGGTTCCTGCTGGCCCCGCGCGACTACCTGTCGACGTTCATGAAGGTCGGCACCATCGCCCTGCTCGCCGTCGGCATCGTGCTGGCCCGCCCCATCATGGAGGCCCCCGCGGTCTCGGCGTTCGCCGGCCAAGGCACCGGACCGGTCTTCGCGGGCTCGCTGTTCCCGTTCCTGTTCATCACCATCGCGTGTGGTGCACTGTCGGGCTTCCACGCGTTGATCTCCTCCGGCACCACCCCCAAACTGCTGGAAAAAGAATCCCAGATGCGCCTGATCGGCTACGGCGGCATGCTGACCGAGTCGTTCGTCGCGATCATGGCCCTGATCACCGCCGCAATCCTCAACCAGCATCTGTATTTCGCGATCAACGCGCCGGCCGCCTCGACCGGCGCCACCGCCGAGACGGCGGCCGCCTACGTCAACAGCCTGCCCGTCGACAGCCCGCCGATCACCGCCGAACAGATCACCGCTGCCGCCGAAAGCGTCGGCGAAGAATCCATCGTCTCGCGCACCGGCGGCGCGCCCACCCTGGCGTTCGGCATGTCTGAGGTGTTGAGCAAGGTCTTCGGCGGCGACGCACTCAAGGCGTTCTGGTATCACTTCGCGATCATGTTCGAAGCGCTGTTCATCTTGACCACCGTCGACGCCGGCACGCGCGTCGCCCGGTTCATGCTCTCGGACGGCCTGTCCAACCTCGGTGGGCCGCTGCGCAAGCTGAAGGACCCCAGCTGGCGCGTCGGGGCCTGGATCTGCAGCCTGATCGTGGTCGCCGCCTGGGGCAGCATCCTGCTCATGGGCGTCACCGACCCCCTCGGCGGCATCAACACGCTGTTCCCGCTGTTCGGCATCGCCAACCAGCTACTGGCCGCGATCGCACTGACCGTCGTCACGGTCATCGTCGTGAAGAAGGGACTGCTCAAATGGGCGTGGATACCGGCGGTCCCGCTGTTGTGGGATCTGACGGTGACGATGACCGCGTCCTGGCAGAAGATCTTCTCCGGTGACCCCAAAGTCGGCTACTGGACCCAACATTTCCAGTACCGCAACGCCAAGGACGCCGGCCAGACCGCCTTCGGGGCGGCCAAGGACCCCGGCGAACTCGACGCGGTCATCCGCAACACCTTCATCCAGGGCACTCTGTCGATCGTGTTCGCCGTCCTGGTCCTCATCGTGTTCATCACCGGCCTGATCATGGTGATCCGCTCCCTACGCGGCACGGGGACACCGACGACCGAGGACGAGCCGGTGCCGTCGCGCATCTTCGGACCGTCCGGGCTGATCATGACCAAACCCGAAAAGGAGGTGGCAAGACAATGGGACGCATTACCGCAGCCGCACGCCAAGTCCGTTGGTACTGGGGCTCACTGATGGGTGACAACCACTATCAGCGCTACCTCGAACATCGCAGACGCACCCACCCCGACCAACCGATGCTTTCCGAACGCGACTACTGGCGCATGCGCCACGCGGCATCGGATGCGAACCCGGGGGCGCGCTGCTGCTAGCCCAACGGTCTAGGTCAAGGTGTAGCGGATCGGCAGGTGCTTGAGCCCGCCGACGAAGATCGTCGCCATGTGCTCGGCGGGTCCGGCCAGTTCGATCGACTTGAGCCGCGGCACCAGTTCGCTGAAGAAGCTGTTGATCTCCATCCGGGCCAGCGCGGCACCGAGGCAGAAGTGCACGCCGTATCCGAACGCGTTGTGCCGGTTCGGGTCCCGGCCGATGTCGAAGCGGAACGGTTCGTCGAACACGTCCTCGTCGCGGTTCGAGGAGGCGTAGGACAGCAGCACCGACTCCCCTTCGCCGATCCGCACACCGCGCACAGTGGTGTCCGCGCGGGCGGTCCGCATGAACTCTTTGACCGGGCTGACCCAGCGGATCATCTCCTCGGTGGCCAGCGGTATCAGGTCCATGTCGGCCTGCAGGCGCGCCAACTGGTCGGGATGCTCGATCAGCGCGTGCAGGCCGCCGGAGACGACGGCGCTGGTGGTGTCGTGCCCGGCGGCGGCGATGATCGCGTAGTAGGACACCGTTTCGATGTCGGACAGCGGTTCGCCGTTGACCGTGGCGTTGGCGATGGCCGACGCCAGGTCCTCCGTGGGGTTCGCCCGGCGCGACGCGGTGACGTTGGTGAAGTAGGCGAACATCTCCAGCAGCGCCATCATCTGCTCTTCTTTGGTTGTCCCGCGCTGCAGTTCGGCGTCGTCGTTGCCGAACAGTTCCTGCGTGTACTTGAGCATCTGCGGGAAGTCCGCCTCGGGCAGGCCCAACATCGACATGATCACGTACAGCGGGTAGTTGACCCCGACTTCCTGCACGAAGTCGAATTCGGGCCCCTTGTCGAGCATGTCGTCGACGAACCGCTTGGCCAGCTCGTCGACGCGGACCTTCAACGCGCGCATCGCCTTCGGTCGGAACCAGTTTGCACCGATCGCGCGAATCTCGCGGTGCTGGGGATCGTCCATGTGGATCAGCGTGCTGATGCCGACGGCCGCCTGCTGTTCGTCGGCCTCCTCCGTCATCAGCACCGGCCGTGGCGAGTTGGTGAACAGGTCGTTGGCCCGCTCGATCTCCATGATGTCGGCATGCTTGGTGATCGCCCAGAACGGCCGGCACCCGGGGACGTCCACCCACGACACCGGGGCGTTGGCGCGCAGGTGCGCCAACGCGGCGTGCAGCCGCGGTTCGTCGGTGTAAACCTGCGGATCGGCGAGCACCCTCGCCGCTTCGTCGATGACACGAGCGCTCATCATGGGCCTCTCACTCATGCGGGCGGGCCGCCGCGTAACTCTCGAACAACTTGCAGGACAGTCTCTTCCGCCACCGACGCCGGGAATCCGATCAGCACCCGGTCGATCAGCCCGTCGCAGCGCGCACGCATCTTGGCCGCCAGTTCCTGGATCGGGGCGACGACGGCGAACGCCTCGAGCACCTCGTCGTCGATCAACATGCCCATCGCGTCCCACTGGCCGGCCAGGCTCAGCCGGTGCAGTTCGGTGTGCAGATCGCCCCAGCCGTGCAGGTCGAGCACCTTGCGGTAGGCAGGGGTCGATCCGTAGAACGCGATCTGCTTGCGGGTGGCGACGGCCGCGGCGGCGAGCTCGTCTTCATCGTTGCCGGTGACCACGAAGATCGGGCACGACACCTGAAAGTCGCTGCGCTGCCGACCCGATCGGGCCATCCCCCGCTGCAGCGCCGGAATGGTCACGTCGGCGAAGTAGCGTTTCGTGGTGAACGCGTGGGCCAGCACACCGTCGGCCACCTCCCCGGCCAGTTCGGTCATCGCCTCACCCACCGCGGCGAGGAAAACCTTCGGCATGCCGTAGTCGTGCGGTTCGGGCGTGAACATCGGCGTCATGAGTTTGTGGGTGTAGAAGTCCCCCTCGAACTGCAGCCGGGTGCCGTCGGCCCAACAGGCCCAGATCTCCCGCATCGCCGAGATGAACTCGTGCATGCGCCGAACCGGTCGGCTCCACGGCATGCTGAACCGCTTCTCGATGTGGGGCTTGATCTGAGAGCCGAGCCCGATGATCAGCCGGCCGCGCGAATAGTCCTGCAGATCCCAGCCGATGTTGGCGACCGTCATGGGATTCCGCGCGAACGCGACCGCGATGCTGGTGCCCAGATCGAGGGTCTCGGTGTGCTCGGCCGCCAGGGTCAGCGGCAGAAAGGGATCGTGGGCCACTTCGGCCGTCCAGCACCCGTCGTAGCCGCGGCGCTGCAGTGTGCTCGCCGCCCCGACGACGTTGGCGAGCTGACTCGAAACCGCCCCGTCGACCTTCAGGCCGGCGCCGCTAAGCATGGTCGTAGACGCTACAGTAAGCAATTCAGTATGGTCAACGAGGACATCCCGGTGCGACGATCACCTAGCCGAGGACAGGAGTTGTGATGACCAAGGCCGATGATTGGCACGCCACACTCGACGAATTGTCCCGTCGGCGGCGCACATCTCACGACATGGGCGGTGCCGAGCGGCTCGCCAAGCATCACGGCAAGGGCAAGCTCGACGCCCGCGCGCGCATCGACCACTTCCTCGACAAGGGCACGTTCCGGGAATTCGGCACGCTCGTCGGCGGTGACATCGCCGCCGACGGCATCGTCGCCGGGTCCGGGCTGGTCGACGGCAGGCCGGTGATGGTCGGCGCCGAGGACTTCACGACGCTGGCGGGCAGCATCGGCCCCGGCGGTAACGCCAAGCGGTATCGGCTCGCCGAGTTGGCGCTGCGCGACCGGGTGCCGCTGGTGATGCTGCTGGAGGGCGCGGGTTTTCGGCCCAGCGGTGAGCACTACGGCCGCACCCCCACCGATCTGCTCGCCCAGGCGCAGTGCTCGGGCAAGGTGCCGATGGTCGCCGGTCTGCTCGGACCGTCGGCGGGCCACGGCGCGCTCGTCGCACCGGTGTGCGACTGGACGATCATGAGCCGCCAGGGCGCGATCTTCACGGCGGGTCCGCCGGTGGTGAAAGAGTCGACGGGCGAGGAGATCTCGAAGGAAGACCTGGGTGGTCCGGGTGTCGCGCTCGCCAGCGGGGTGATCCACAATCTCGCCGAGGACGACGAGGCGGTGCTCGACGACATCCGGCGGTACCTGTCGTACTTCCCGTCCAGCGCGTGGTCGTATCCGCCGTCGCTGCCCGCCGGCGAGTCCGGCGAGCCCCGCAGCACCGCCGACCTTCTCGACATCGTGCCCCGCGGGAACCGGCGGGTCTACGACATGCGGCGCGTGCTCGACGTCGTCTTCGACCGTCCCGACTGGTTCGAGGTGCAGCCGAAGTTCGGTCCCGCGATCATCTGCGCGCTGGCCCATCTCGGCGGCCACCCCGTCGCGGTGGTGGCGAACCAGCCGCAGGTGATGGCGGGGTCGATCGACGCCGACGCCGCAGACAAGGCCGCCCACTTCATCGCGGTCGCCGATTCGTTTCACCTGCCGCTCGTGTTCCTCGCCGACAACCCGGGCATGCTGCCCGGCAGCCGGTCCGAGAAGACCGGCGTGCTTCGCAGCGGCGCGCGGATGTTCGCCGCGCAGACGGCGGCGACGACGATCAAGCTGCACGTCACGCTGCGCAAGGCCTACGGCTTCGGCTCGATGGTGATGTCGCTGTTGGGGTTTGACAACCAGAGCGCGACGTTCGCCTATCCCGGCGCGACGATGGGCGCGATGAGCGCCGCCGCGCTGAGCAAGGCGTCGCACGCCGCCGAGGATGTCGAGGCGCAGTTGCGGCAGATGGAGGTCGACGCGTCGTTCCGGTCGGCCGGCCACCTCGGTTTTGACGACCTGATTCATCCCGAGGAGACCCGCAACGCGCTGTTGGCGGCGCTGCAGCGGGCCGTCTACAGCCGGCAGGCCGCCGCGGAACCGATGGCGCGCACGGTGATCACCCCCTGACCCCGGCGGCTTCGGTGCACTACCTTTCGGTCAGCGATCGGAAGCGCACCGAAATCACTCTGACGCGCGGTAAGCCGTGACGATCGGGGCCAGTTCGTCGGGTGTGCAGCCGTGCAGGATGACCGCGTCGGCGCCGTAGTCGAACTCCTTGCGGACCCGGTCCACGCACTGCTGGGCCGACCCGGTCGCCGACGGCTCGAGCCACTCGTCGGGGATCAGCGTGGCGATGTGTTCGATCTGCTCGGCCGACGCCTTGTGGTCGATCCCGCCGGGGATCGACTGCACGACGGAGTCATCACGGAAACGTTGCAGCACAGCGGGATCCCAGCCGTTCGTGTTGACCAACAGGTCGCCGTAGCCCTGCAGGTAGGTGGCCAGCCGCGCGACGGTCTTCTTCAGCCGCAACTCCTCGGGCAGATGGTCGCCGACCGTGGCGAAACACGACCACACCTGCACGCTGCCCGGGTCGCGACCCGCCTGCTCGGCGGCGTCCTTGACCGTCTTGACCGCACGCTGCAGCGTCTCCGGCGTGAAGTAGGTGTGCAGGATGACGTCGTCGAAGGCGCGGCCGCCCAACGCGAGCGTCTGCGGGCCGAACGCGACGATCGCGAGGCGGATGTCCTCGCGGAAGTCCGGATCCAGAAACAGCACCTGGTACTTGCCGATCGGACCGTCGTGGTTGAAGATCAGCTCGCCGTTCCACAGCCGGCGCATGACCTGCGCGAAATCCTCCATCTGCGCGGTGGTGACGGCGGGTATCCCGAAGGCGCCGTAGATGGCGCCGATCCCGCGGCCGATCCCGAGCGTGAACCGCCCGCCCGACATCCGGTGCATCGTGGTGGCCCACGACCCCGTGATCAACGGGTGACGGGTGTTGTGATTCGTTGCCGCCGTGGCGATCTGCATCCGCGAGGTGACCGCCAGCGCGGCGCCGGTCAGCGACGACGCCTCCTTGACGTTCCACCGCTCGGAGATGAACCCGGTGCCGAAGCCGAGCTCCTCGCCGCGACGCGCCTCGTGCATGAGCGTCGCCGGCCCTTCGCCGCCGGCCCCGGCCAGCAGGTAGTAGCCCAGCTCATCGAGCACCCTGGTGTTGGTCACGCCCAGACTCCTTGTTTGTAGCCGCAGTTCCACACCTCGACGATCCTGCCGTCGACCACCCGGAAGACTTCCATACTGCCGATCGTGGTCTGCGTGCCGTCCTTGAGTTCCATCGGCGACTCGTAGACGATCGCCACGTGCTCACCGTCGTCGCCGGCCACCACGAGGTTGAGGTCGAAGCGGATCGTCTCGGTGATCTCCCACATGTCGACGATCCGGCGCACGGCCTGCGCACGGGTCAGGGTGTGCGCCGCCTCCCCGACCTCGTGTCGAATGATGGTGTCGCCCAGCAGTTCCTCGGCGAGCGCGAAGTCCCGCTGATTCCACACCACCAGGTTGTACAGTTCGACGACTTCTCGCGCCGACCGGGTCACGCGAACACCTCCAGCGCGTCGATCTCGTCGATCGCGGGCACCGCGGCGGTGGTCGTCACGTCTGCGCCTTCCGGGTCGCCTCGGCGAGGAAGCGTTCCGAAGCGTGTTGCACCCCACCTGCGAACAGGTGCCCCACGTGGCTGCCGCGGTGCCAGTACAGTTCGCCGCCCCACCGCTCGTGCAACCGTTCGGCGGGTTCCCGACGGGCCATCTGGTCGTGCCATGCCCCGACGATCAGCCTGCGCGCAGGCGGCGCCGACGGTTCGAGCGCCTGATAGTCGACGACCGCCATCGCCCGCCCGACGGGTTCGGAGCACAGCAACTCGACGGTGTCGCGCACGGACGGGCCCCACCGCCCGAGGTGAGCGGCGATCATCGCGTTCAGCCCGAAGATCGGCGTGTACACCGCGACCGCATCGACCGGCTCGAGGTGTGCGACCAGCCCGGCCACGGGGCTGCCCATCGAAACCCCGGACACCACAAGGGCGCTCCCCTGCGGGCGCAGCCACCGAAGTACCGCCCGCACCTCGGAGACCACGCGGATCATGCCGGCCACGTTGTTCAGCGGGTCCATGTTCGGATACGTCGGCCACCGGTCGCGCCGCACCCCGCACCCGGGCTGCACCGGCAGCGCGATGTTGTACCCGAGTTTCTCCTGCAGCCGCCTCGCCCGCGAGAACACCAGGTCGATCGGCAGACCCTGGCCGGCGCCGTGCACCCACACCAGCCACGGCCGGGTGTCGTCATCGCTGCGGCACAGGTGCACCACGGCGGTCGCCGGCCCGCCGAAGCCCTCCGAGGCCAGCGCCTCGGGCAGGTGCGGGTCGTGCTCATAGGTCAGTTGCTCATAGCGGGTCCGGCCGAACCGCCGCTGCCGAATCGCGCTGGGCCGCAGAGGTTCCGGCGCGACGTGTACGCCGGCCGTGCCCAACGCGGCCAGTTCGTCGGCCACCCGCGCGCAGGACTGCACCGTACGCTCGAGCTTCGGCGGGGGTGCGGTCAGCGTCATCCCGGTCAACGCGAGCTCGTCGAGCACCACCTCGCCCAGTTGTCGGGCACCGGTGAGCGAGAGCGCGTTCCAGTCACCCGACTCTCCGACCGCGGCGTGTGCGCGCGGGACCACGCCTGCGAAGTCGCGCCCGATGCGGTAGGCGCGCTCTGCGGTTCTCATGCGAGCTTGAACCCGGTGTACCCCGCGTCGGCGATCTCGTCGCAGCGGCGCCGGTACTCCGGGATACCGGCGACGTAACCCATGTACAGCCGTTTCTTGCCGGGCACGTTGCCGCCGTTGTACCAGGAGTTGCAACTCGGGTGCACCAGCACGGTCGGTTCGACGAGCGCTGCCGTGTGCTCGATCCACTCGTGCTGCGCCTCGGGCAGCGCTTCGATGGTGGTGTACCCGTTGCTTCTCAGGTACGCGATGCAGTCGCCGATCCAGTCGACGTGCTGTTCGAGTGCGGTCACGAAATTGCTTGCCGGAGCCGGGCTTCCGGGCGCCTGGACGATGAACAGGTTCGGGAAGCCCGCCACCGCGATGCCGAGGTACGCGTAGGGCCCCTCGTTGGTCCAGAAGTCCCCAAGCGACAGCTGGTCGCGGCCCGTGACCGCGATCCGCGTCATCGCGCCGGTCATCGCGTCGAACCCGGTGGCGTAGATGAGCACGTCGAGTTCGTGCTCGCCCTGCTCGGTGCGGATCCCGGCCGGGGTCACCTCGACGATGGGCCCCTCGCGCAGGTCGACGCGCGTGACGTTGTCGCGGTTGAACGTCTCGTAGTAGCCCTGGCCGATGATCGGGCGCTTACATCCGAACGGGTGCGTCGGGGTGAGCGCCGCCGCGGTCCGCGGATCGTGGACGATGCGCGCCACCGCCTCGCCGTAGA
The window above is part of the Mycolicibacterium rutilum genome. Proteins encoded here:
- a CDS encoding GatB/YqeY domain-containing protein, whose product is MTTAQTWRTTLRAALLTARKDRDPVRVAALRSALAAIDNAETPDDARTDAPASATIAGGVAGLGAAEVDRRELSDAQIRALLTAEIDERRSAAAQVAAGGHPDRAATLDAEAAVLAGLMGDV
- a CDS encoding ATP-dependent DNA ligase; translated protein: MQLLDVATASTEVGASSSRLAKTARIADLLHRAGVENDAKQIAVVVSWLSGELPQRQIGVGWAALRSVPAAAAEPTLTVLGVHTRFTEIKAVSGKGSQAKRAELVASLFRAATDTEQMFLRRLLSGELRQGALIGVMADAVAKAAGVPAAAVRRAAMLGGELPAVAAAVLTTGEAALEQFTLTVGRPVGPMLAQTAAGVAEALDCLGGTGVFEAKLDGARVQIHRAGDSVSIYTRSLDDVTARLPEVVDAALALPVTTLIADAEAIALRPDGRPHRFQVTASRFGRSVDIAAAAAAQPLSVFVFDLLHVDGTDLLDKPAGERVAVLDALVPQRHRVDRLVTGDPAAAQAFLETTLAAGHEGVMAKSPTALYEAGRRGAGWLKVKPVHTLDLVVLAVEWGSGRRTGKLSNIHLGARNPDTGEFVMLGKTFKGMTDAMLEWQTARFLDLADGAADGYVVKVRPEQVVEIAFDGVQTSSRYPGGMALRFARVLRYRDDKSPADADTIDTVRAFYQGGS
- a CDS encoding carbon starvation CstA family protein, with the translated sequence MASPTAASERTEETVGEVTYIRNDKDLPPVAIVDRSPITVKHRVIFGIIAVIGAIAWAVIAFFRGETVNAVWFVIAAICTYVIGFRFYARLIEMKIVRPRDENATPAELFENGTDYMPTDRRVLFGHHFAAIAGAGPLVGPVLAMQMGFLPGTIWIIIGAVVAGCVQDYLVLAISTRRRGRSLGQMARDELGTVGGVAAIIGVLVIMVILLAVLALVVVGALAESPWGVFSIAMTIPIAIFMGLYLRFLRPGRVSEVSLIGVALLLLAVVAGGWVAETSWGTDWFTLSKVSLSWAIIIYGFAASVLPVWFLLAPRDYLSTFMKVGTIALLAVGIVLARPIMEAPAVSAFAGQGTGPVFAGSLFPFLFITIACGALSGFHALISSGTTPKLLEKESQMRLIGYGGMLTESFVAIMALITAAILNQHLYFAINAPAASTGATAETAAAYVNSLPVDSPPITAEQITAAAESVGEESIVSRTGGAPTLAFGMSEVLSKVFGGDALKAFWYHFAIMFEALFILTTVDAGTRVARFMLSDGLSNLGGPLRKLKDPSWRVGAWICSLIVVAAWGSILLMGVTDPLGGINTLFPLFGIANQLLAAIALTVVTVIVVKKGLLKWAWIPAVPLLWDLTVTMTASWQKIFSGDPKVGYWTQHFQYRNAKDAGQTAFGAAKDPGELDAVIRNTFIQGTLSIVFAVLVLIVFITGLIMVIRSLRGTGTPTTEDEPVPSRIFGPSGLIMTKPEKEVARQWDALPQPHAKSVGTGAH
- a CDS encoding YbdD/YjiX family protein codes for the protein MGRITAAARQVRWYWGSLMGDNHYQRYLEHRRRTHPDQPMLSERDYWRMRHAASDANPGARCC
- a CDS encoding cytochrome P450, with amino-acid sequence MSARVIDEAARVLADPQVYTDEPRLHAALAHLRANAPVSWVDVPGCRPFWAITKHADIMEIERANDLFTNSPRPVLMTEEADEQQAAVGISTLIHMDDPQHREIRAIGANWFRPKAMRALKVRVDELAKRFVDDMLDKGPEFDFVQEVGVNYPLYVIMSMLGLPEADFPQMLKYTQELFGNDDAELQRGTTKEEQMMALLEMFAYFTNVTASRRANPTEDLASAIANATVNGEPLSDIETVSYYAIIAAAGHDTTSAVVSGGLHALIEHPDQLARLQADMDLIPLATEEMIRWVSPVKEFMRTARADTTVRGVRIGEGESVLLSYASSNRDEDVFDEPFRFDIGRDPNRHNAFGYGVHFCLGAALARMEINSFFSELVPRLKSIELAGPAEHMATIFVGGLKHLPIRYTLT
- a CDS encoding LLM class F420-dependent oxidoreductase produces the protein MLSGAGLKVDGAVSSQLANVVGAASTLQRRGYDGCWTAEVAHDPFLPLTLAAEHTETLDLGTSIAVAFARNPMTVANIGWDLQDYSRGRLIIGLGSQIKPHIEKRFSMPWSRPVRRMHEFISAMREIWACWADGTRLQFEGDFYTHKLMTPMFTPEPHDYGMPKVFLAAVGEAMTELAGEVADGVLAHAFTTKRYFADVTIPALQRGMARSGRQRSDFQVSCPIFVVTGNDEDELAAAAVATRKQIAFYGSTPAYRKVLDLHGWGDLHTELHRLSLAGQWDAMGMLIDDEVLEAFAVVAPIQELAAKMRARCDGLIDRVLIGFPASVAEETVLQVVRELRGGPPA
- a CDS encoding acyl-CoA carboxylase subunit beta; this encodes MTKADDWHATLDELSRRRRTSHDMGGAERLAKHHGKGKLDARARIDHFLDKGTFREFGTLVGGDIAADGIVAGSGLVDGRPVMVGAEDFTTLAGSIGPGGNAKRYRLAELALRDRVPLVMLLEGAGFRPSGEHYGRTPTDLLAQAQCSGKVPMVAGLLGPSAGHGALVAPVCDWTIMSRQGAIFTAGPPVVKESTGEEISKEDLGGPGVALASGVIHNLAEDDEAVLDDIRRYLSYFPSSAWSYPPSLPAGESGEPRSTADLLDIVPRGNRRVYDMRRVLDVVFDRPDWFEVQPKFGPAIICALAHLGGHPVAVVANQPQVMAGSIDADAADKAAHFIAVADSFHLPLVFLADNPGMLPGSRSEKTGVLRSGARMFAAQTAATTIKLHVTLRKAYGFGSMVMSLLGFDNQSATFAYPGATMGAMSAAALSKASHAAEDVEAQLRQMEVDASFRSAGHLGFDDLIHPEETRNALLAALQRAVYSRQAAAEPMARTVITP
- a CDS encoding TIGR03857 family LLM class F420-dependent oxidoreductase, with translation MHEARRGEELGFGTGFISERWNVKEASSLTGAALAVTSRMQIATAATNHNTRHPLITGSWATTMHRMSGGRFTLGIGRGIGAIYGAFGIPAVTTAQMEDFAQVMRRLWNGELIFNHDGPIGKYQVLFLDPDFREDIRLAIVAFGPQTLALGGRAFDDVILHTYFTPETLQRAVKTVKDAAEQAGRDPGSVQVWSCFATVGDHLPEELRLKKTVARLATYLQGYGDLLVNTNGWDPAVLQRFRDDSVVQSIPGGIDHKASAEQIEHIATLIPDEWLEPSATGSAQQCVDRVRKEFDYGADAVILHGCTPDELAPIVTAYRASE